Proteins found in one Nitratiruptor sp. SB155-2 genomic segment:
- a CDS encoding arsenic transporter: protein MITAITLFLVVLILIIWQPKGLQIGTTAMLGAVAALLLGVVSWGDVVEVVRIVWDATLAFIGIIILSMVLDEIGFFEWAALKMAKLSGGSGTKLFIYSLILGAIVAALFANDGAALILTPILLSKMRILKLDQKALFAFVMAGGFIGDSASNPLVISNLTNIVTADYFGIGFWEYAKAMFLPNLLSIIASIVVLYVYFRKSIPKKVDTTLLKDPSSVIKNQTMFMLSWLFLGLLLVGYFIGDIYHIPVSIFALGGALVFLALGAHFKAVKPLMTLKIAPWQVVWFSIGLYVVVFGLKNAGLTDEIAKIIVALQDMSQTHAVYGTGFLSALLSSVMNNMPTVMVMDIALDQANAQHLAYANILGCNLGPKMTPIGSLATLLWLHVLANKGVKIGWGEYMKVGLVITPPVLAVALLGLL from the coding sequence ATGATTACTGCAATCACTCTTTTTTTGGTCGTTTTAATCCTCATAATCTGGCAGCCAAAGGGGCTACAGATTGGTACAACGGCAATGCTCGGAGCGGTAGCTGCACTTTTGCTTGGCGTTGTAAGCTGGGGTGATGTGGTAGAGGTTGTCAGAATTGTTTGGGATGCAACGTTAGCCTTTATTGGTATCATCATTTTATCGATGGTTTTGGATGAAATCGGTTTTTTTGAGTGGGCAGCACTGAAGATGGCAAAGCTGAGTGGCGGAAGTGGCACAAAGTTGTTTATCTACTCTTTGATTCTTGGAGCAATAGTCGCCGCCCTTTTTGCCAATGACGGGGCAGCCTTGATTTTGACGCCTATTTTGCTATCAAAGATGCGAATACTAAAACTTGATCAAAAAGCACTTTTTGCTTTTGTTATGGCTGGCGGATTTATAGGAGACAGCGCTTCCAATCCGCTCGTGATTTCCAATCTCACCAATATCGTTACGGCTGACTATTTTGGTATCGGCTTTTGGGAGTATGCAAAAGCGATGTTTTTGCCAAATCTTTTAAGTATTATTGCCTCAATTGTGGTGCTTTACGTCTATTTTCGTAAAAGCATTCCAAAAAAGGTGGATACAACGCTGCTAAAAGATCCATCAAGTGTTATCAAAAACCAAACGATGTTTATGCTCAGCTGGCTCTTTTTAGGTCTACTTCTTGTTGGCTACTTCATTGGAGATATCTACCACATTCCAGTCTCAATCTTCGCTTTGGGAGGTGCTTTGGTCTTTTTGGCGCTTGGAGCGCACTTCAAAGCAGTCAAACCTCTCATGACACTCAAAATCGCCCCTTGGCAGGTGGTATGGTTTAGTATAGGACTCTATGTAGTGGTTTTTGGACTCAAAAACGCTGGACTCACCGATGAGATAGCAAAGATAATTGTGGCTTTGCAAGATATGAGCCAAACCCATGCAGTATACGGTACAGGATTCTTATCGGCTCTTCTTAGTTCAGTGATGAACAATATGCCAACAGTTATGGTGATGGATATAGCACTGGACCAAGCAAACGCCCAGCACCTAGCCTATGCGAATATTCTTGGATGCAACCTTGGACCGAAAATGACACCTATTGGCTCACTCGCTACGCTTCTTTGGCTGCATGTTTTGGCTAACAAAGGCGTAAAAATTGGCTGGGGAGAGTATATGAAAGTGGGACTGGTCATAACACCTCCCGTTTTAGCAGTAGCGCTGCTTGGCCTATTGTAA
- a CDS encoding permease produces the protein MWKNFVDTLVYQWLGLSGKLADAFDFFIYDTVKIFTLLVVIIFLITLIRSYFPIERVRDYLATKHPLVGHVLAALFGIITPFCSCSAIPLFLGFLQARIPLGITFSYLISAPMNNEIAIALLFALFGWKITALYIGFGLLVAILAGIIIGKMDLEDEILIKPKPMNAEAFEAVPLPLKDRAIEARYHTMDLLKKIWAYVVIAVAIGGFIHGYVPTDLIVQLAGKDAWYAVPLATLLGVPMYSNAAGVLPLIEVLVDKGMSLGTALSFMMAITALSLPEAMILKKIMSTRLLAIFFGVVSVGIMIIGYLFNWILS, from the coding sequence ATGTGGAAAAACTTCGTTGATACCCTGGTTTATCAGTGGCTTGGGCTTTCTGGCAAACTTGCCGACGCCTTTGATTTTTTTATTTATGATACGGTAAAGATTTTTACCCTATTGGTAGTCATTATCTTTTTGATTACCCTTATAAGAAGTTATTTTCCAATTGAGCGGGTACGGGACTATCTGGCTACAAAGCACCCTCTTGTAGGCCACGTTTTAGCAGCGCTCTTTGGCATTATCACGCCATTTTGCAGCTGCAGCGCCATTCCGCTTTTTTTAGGTTTTTTGCAAGCAAGAATTCCACTTGGCATCACCTTTAGCTATCTTATCTCCGCTCCTATGAACAATGAGATTGCTATCGCCTTGCTGTTTGCTCTATTTGGGTGGAAAATAACGGCTCTGTATATCGGATTTGGCCTTTTGGTTGCGATACTGGCCGGAATTATTATTGGAAAAATGGATCTGGAAGATGAGATTTTGATCAAACCAAAACCAATGAATGCCGAAGCTTTCGAGGCGGTGCCACTTCCATTGAAAGATAGAGCCATAGAGGCCCGGTATCATACAATGGATCTGCTCAAAAAAATATGGGCCTATGTAGTGATTGCGGTAGCAATCGGAGGATTTATCCACGGATACGTTCCGACTGACTTAATTGTCCAGCTTGCCGGGAAAGACGCATGGTATGCCGTGCCTTTGGCAACCCTTCTTGGCGTTCCGATGTACTCCAATGCTGCTGGGGTTTTACCTTTGATTGAAGTTTTGGTGGACAAGGGCATGAGTCTTGGAACGGCTCTAAGCTTTATGATGGCCATTACGGCTCTGAGTCTACCAGAAGCGATGATTTTGAAAAAGATCATGAGCACAAGACTGCTTGCTATCTTTTTTGGGGTAGTAAGCGTTGGTATCATGATCATCGGATATCTTTTTAACTGGATTTTGTCATGA
- a CDS encoding thioredoxin family protein, with translation MTIKILGTGCAKCKALEENVKKAVANKGIFAQIEKVEDINEIMNYGVMSTPGLVIDEKVVSTGKLLTPEQIEKLLD, from the coding sequence ATGACAATAAAGATACTTGGAACTGGTTGCGCAAAATGTAAAGCGCTGGAAGAGAATGTCAAAAAAGCTGTTGCGAACAAAGGGATATTTGCTCAGATCGAAAAGGTTGAGGATATCAACGAGATTATGAACTATGGGGTGATGAGTACACCAGGGCTTGTGATCGATGAGAAGGTTGTCAGCACAGGTAAGCTTCTTACACCTGAGCAAATCGAAAAACTTTTAGACTAA
- a CDS encoding arsenate reductase ArsC: MKKVLILCTGNSCRSILAEGLINRYFENVEAKSAGSKPSGKVNANAKKVLQKEEAWRDSYHSKSIDEVMDEDFDLVMTVCDNAKESCPVFPKKTKVVHVGFEDPDGKPYEAFEDLAKEMKQRLFPIIQKELA; this comes from the coding sequence ATGAAAAAGGTCTTGATTTTATGCACAGGAAACAGTTGTCGATCCATTCTGGCCGAAGGGCTCATCAACAGATATTTTGAAAATGTCGAAGCCAAAAGTGCCGGCAGCAAGCCAAGCGGCAAGGTGAATGCTAACGCCAAAAAAGTGCTTCAAAAAGAGGAAGCCTGGAGAGATAGCTACCACTCAAAATCGATCGATGAGGTTATGGATGAGGATTTTGATCTTGTAATGACTGTATGTGACAATGCAAAAGAGTCCTGTCCGGTTTTTCCCAAAAAAACAAAAGTTGTACATGTTGGATTTGAAGATCCGGACGGCAAGCCCTATGAAGCTTTTGAAGATTTGGCCAAAGAGATGAAACAAAGACTATTCCCAATCATACAAAAGGAGCTCGCATGA
- a CDS encoding ArsR/SmtB family transcription factor, which yields MDRFLQTSGALYDETRVKILRFLLENGASCVCELQSSLDLGQSRLSRHLKILKDAGFLTSKREGKWIYYDLSKDLDPLQQCALEVIKQLPIDLPNKMKECSI from the coding sequence ATGGATCGGTTTTTGCAAACAAGCGGAGCGCTCTATGATGAGACACGGGTAAAAATTCTTCGATTTTTACTTGAAAATGGCGCAAGCTGTGTTTGTGAATTGCAAAGCTCTTTGGATCTTGGCCAATCAAGATTATCACGCCATCTCAAAATCTTAAAGGATGCCGGTTTTTTAACAAGCAAAAGAGAGGGAAAATGGATCTATTATGATTTATCTAAAGATCTCGATCCTCTCCAACAGTGTGCCCTAGAGGTTATCAAACAGTTGCCAATTGATCTACCAAACAAAATGAAGGAGTGCTCCATATGA
- the nhaA gene encoding Na+/H+ antiporter NhaA → MKGKVVALLHKESTIGILLIIATLLALFLENSPLSSFYDSFLHTPVEIRFGALHIAKPLLLWVNDGLMAVFFFYVGLEIKREIVDGHLSQISQMTFPAIAALGGMVVPALLFASLNFHDEKALNGWAIPTATDIAFALGVLSLLGNRIPFSLKVFLMTLAIVDDLGAIIVIALFYTTKLSLTSLVVASIALTILFIMNRMCVISKGAYILVGVALWVSVLKSGVHATLAGVALALLIPYRINKNGKIYELTKQMEHGLHLWVNFFILPLFAFANAGVNLQNISMSELFGSVPMGIMLGLFIGKQLGVFGFGYLAVKLKIAKLPKESTLIQFYGVAVLAGIGFTMSLFIDSLAYEDAQIYQYADKLAVLIGSLLSGIWGYIVLSKSSAP, encoded by the coding sequence ATGAAAGGAAAAGTGGTTGCACTTTTACATAAAGAGTCTACTATAGGAATTTTACTTATTATCGCTACGCTTTTGGCTCTTTTTTTGGAGAATTCTCCACTATCGAGTTTTTATGATAGTTTTTTACATACACCAGTGGAGATTCGTTTCGGTGCACTACATATCGCAAAACCGTTGCTTTTATGGGTCAATGATGGATTAATGGCGGTTTTTTTCTTTTATGTGGGGCTTGAAATCAAACGGGAGATCGTGGATGGCCATCTATCGCAAATTTCTCAAATGACTTTTCCAGCTATTGCAGCCCTAGGTGGGATGGTCGTCCCGGCCCTACTTTTTGCTTCGCTCAATTTTCATGATGAAAAAGCTTTGAATGGATGGGCGATTCCTACGGCTACCGATATCGCCTTTGCTCTTGGAGTCTTATCTTTGCTGGGAAATAGAATCCCCTTTTCACTCAAGGTCTTCTTAATGACATTGGCCATTGTCGATGATCTTGGGGCCATTATCGTGATAGCTCTTTTTTATACGACAAAGTTATCTTTAACCTCTTTGGTTGTAGCTTCCATCGCTTTAACAATACTATTTATCATGAATAGAATGTGTGTAATTTCCAAGGGAGCATATATTCTCGTTGGAGTTGCTCTTTGGGTGAGTGTTTTAAAATCTGGAGTGCACGCCACACTGGCAGGTGTGGCACTCGCACTTTTGATTCCTTATCGAATCAACAAAAATGGAAAAATATATGAGCTAACGAAGCAGATGGAGCATGGACTTCATCTATGGGTGAACTTTTTTATCTTGCCTCTTTTTGCTTTTGCCAACGCTGGAGTGAATCTGCAAAATATTTCTATGTCGGAGCTATTTGGTAGTGTCCCTATGGGGATAATGCTTGGACTATTCATCGGAAAACAGTTGGGTGTTTTTGGATTTGGATATTTGGCCGTAAAACTTAAAATTGCAAAGCTACCAAAAGAGAGTACACTGATACAGTTTTATGGCGTTGCCGTGCTAGCCGGTATCGGGTTTACAATGAGCCTTTTTATCGATTCTTTAGCCTATGAAGATGCACAGATCTATCAATACGCCGATAAACTTGCAGTATTGATAGGTTCGCTACTTTCGGGAATATGGGGTTATATAGTTCTTTCTAAGAGTAGCGCACCCTAA